The following nucleotide sequence is from Triticum dicoccoides isolate Atlit2015 ecotype Zavitan chromosome 7B, WEW_v2.0, whole genome shotgun sequence.
tgatgaacttgactatgtttaaatgatgttgatgaactgtcatatttcatattattctgttttgaaatgttgtcaaatgaattggaaaagagaaaacagggaataaaaaaaaactatgcctacggcaaagccgtcggcatagataaatttaggagccaccaggaggcgacacgtggcacagctatgcctacggccaagccgtcggcatagatttatatatctatgccgacggcttggccgtaGGCATAGCCATGCCACCAGGTTAcaccaggaggcgacacgtggctgggctatgcctacggcaaagccgtcggcatagattaaacctatgccgacggctttgccgtaggcatagccctgccacgtgtcgcctcctggcCTGCCAGCagtttgacggcgccgtccgttgccgtcagacggaaaactacgccgacggctgcgccagggccgtcggcatagacccctatgccgacggcattattatgccgacggtctgacaggGGTACGCTGACGTAATCTAGACTGACggctctatgccgacggctgccgtcggcataggtctatgTCGACGgcctaggggcctatgccgacggcccgtggccgtaggcatagaccgcgagtccggtagtgtacAAACCAGAGTTGATCTCGTAGTTCAGTACAGATCTCGTAGTTCTTTGATTTTGTACGATGTCTGCCTATGCAGTACAGAGGGTCTTCCCCCTGTAGGAACACCTACAATTTTCTGAACAAGGGGCTGCTGAAAGCTATTGTCTTGTCCGCATTAATCCTGCACTCAGAGAACAACTAGTCTCAATCATGTACTGGAAGTAAAAGAATTTCCATGCTCACATATTCCCCTCGAGATAAAAGGTTCAGAGTTACAAAGGGTGCTAAGATCTGTTTACTGTCTTACGTTGCTTCTGGAGGCTTATAAAGATGTTGACATCTTGTCCTCCGAAAGCATACAAACTTCTCATTGTTGTTACTACCTACAACTTAATGTCCTATAATGATATCTCTGGCTGTGTTAGATTGTTTCATCTGTAGTCCTCCACAATTTGGCGGATGGGAGATAAAGTTTAGCACATGATACTATGATTCACATAGAGCATCTCGGTAAACATCCATCATGGTGAGATACAACCTACAAAAGTTTGAAATAAGGTTGCAATGACAGTTTAGCCTTAACCCTAACAGTATGCTGCTCCGTATGTGCACCCTTTCACCGGACATCTAATCATTGCGTACATTATTAACATAGTTTCACGGAGGAGAAAAGGGCAAGATATATGGATAATCATTTTACACTGAATCGACGAACAAAGAAGCCAAACAATTTTGTACTGTCATACATATTAGAAGGATAACTCTCTGAAACATGAGATAGGTTGTCTACTGTTTGACACGTTGATTCAGAGATCACATCCCTACTGTAAATACTCTATATATGGTGCAACCTGGGTTAATGCATACCAACTCTCTTTCCATCCAGTCGTATTATAATCTGGCCAAGATACTATTGCTGATTGATATACAAAACTGAATATTTTTGGTGACAAACATAAGGCGATTGTTGTGCTTcgttgaagaatttcaacaaactGTAAAATAGACCAAGGAATTTACCGATACCTACGTGGTTTGGGGCAGGGCAGTTTGTTCACTCTGCAGCCACACCGAAGATGGCAGCCACTCACTCTGCTTCAACTTTATCACCTGTATGTACAATCTGCTTCAAGATGTGAAGACAGCACGTTGCAGCACACTAAAAGCAAAAAAAGTCAGAAATAGAAGAGCACAAACAAATTCAGATTGAATTTCTATGCTCAACTAAATCAACTGGATGTAAGAGATAGGATCTCGTGCACACTTCTCACCGGCCCATCATCTATGTTACTAGTCAGTGGCCGATATTGAACTTAGCTATATCGACTCAACATAGATTCACACTAAAACACCTGCAATGAAACAAGATTAAATTTACATTGGTTCATTTGACTGTATAGATAAAGAAACATCTCTATCAGGCCCAGTTGCTCCGTGATCAGCTAGCCAGCCCATAGACACGAAGATACCTGACAGGCCTGGTCGATTTCGACATGGATGGTGAGCTTTGGCGGTGTAGGACATGGTGGAGTGAGCCATAATCTCCTGCGTCTTGTGCAGGCAGGGTAGGAACACCATCTTCATCTCTCCCTCTATATTAGCAAACTTTGCCAAACTTTGGATACATGTATTTTGATTATGCACGGAGATTGGTGTGGCAGGGAGGCTCGGCGGACTCGGTGCCCCGCAGCGAGCAGTGGGGCAGGGGAGGGCCGGAACCCAGGCGGCAAGAGCGACACCAGGGAGGCGGACCAGTGCTGCTTGCCATTGCCTGGATCGTGGCCGCCGGTGGATTTATTGATCGGAACGACGGCGGCTATGGACCTGAACTGGGTAAATCTGTGTTGGGGATGGGGGACATTACTGTTGTGACGAACGGattgaaagaagagaatggattacAACTTTACCATTTTAGGCATTTTAcagaaaaataaatccttaaatgaTTTTCCAGATCCGACTGTCAGGAGAATTAGAGATGTAGTTATGCGAAATTACAAGTCGTAGCTCGCCAAGAAGAGCTTATATATACTTAAATCATGTTTTGACTGTCATGTTGCAACTATATTTGTGCATTCTAGATGACAGCACAACCAATAATTAACTCTTTTATTCTTAAACTATGTACGTACTATCATGTTGTATCATGCGTTAAATGGGTTATGAGTATTGAAGTTTGTATCATCTGTATAGCTATATTTGTTTGTTACAGCTCATAATAAAAAATGGTGACCCTTAGGGTACTCGCTacattatttttcataattttagcAACTTGACTGAACTAAGAGATTGAAGAATATATAGTATCGTTGTAGTGACCAAAAAATAACTAACCAGAAAACAAAGATATATCCTATGCTCTACCCTTCTCTATCAATTGTTTGTTAAGATGTGTCTCTCTACTCCCATTGGCATGCCTCTGCATGGCCCTTCTCTTCTTTTGACCAAGAAATCATTAAACCACAATAAAAGAAAACCTTCAGCTCAGGTAGCCCAGAGCTTATCCACCTCCCATCTTATCAGTACATATCTGttgggtttagtcccacatcggttgTGGCGGGAGACATAACACGACTTATAAGGGCGGGGTGTCCCCTCCTAACAGGCTAGTCTTTTAGGGGAGAGGGCCTTGCCCAAGGCCTGTCATAAGTTGGTGTTGCTCTCTGGTTGGACCTGGTTGACGCATGTGGGTTGGAAACACTGGTGATAGCGGACCCGGGATTGCGTAACAATATCAATCATGCAAACATTTTGAACAATATATGTTCATGACCGGGGACGTCCATGTCTACTCCCTCCCCTCGAGCTCCACCACCCACATGTATGTGGCGCCGTCTTCTTCCGGGCCGTTGCGTTCCGCCATCACCATGGCGCGCATGTGGCGTGGTTGGCATCGATCTTGGACGACCCATCTCCCTGCCCACCAAATTTATAACTCCACCTTCGTAGCTCTGCCACCAGCAGCTTGATAAcctacttatcagcgctgtgtagaCGCACTGGCGATAGGATCGTAGTACAGGACAAATGTGTGCATTCCCACTTGCATAGACAGTGCAGAGCACCGCCCTCAAGAGTGTAGACTTGAGATAGAATTTCTGACGGCATAAGATTCAACGTGAACTGATTGTCATACGGGTGTGATGATAAGGAAGCAAGTGAAACAAGTTAGGCGAACACGGCTGCAAGTTTTGCTTGATTTCTCCCGATACCATACTCTACTGGTAGACTGGTGTTGTTTAGACATACGTAGTATCTTTGGATCATATGGATACAGACAAATAATCAGGTGGGCTATATTAGAATCTAGCTGAAGATATGTCGCAGAAAAATCAGAGGTTTGCTTTCAGAGAAGTAGCGATCATCAGCAATTTTATAATGTATACCGTAGAAAAATAAGTAAAAGTCTTTTTTTTGCGAATGAATTGAAAAGGTAAAAGTCAGAGGTATATTCGTCCTAGAATTGTAGATGCATAACAAAACAGTCCTTGGTCGTGACAAGCAAGTTCAGGGCAGAAAAATGGGAGGTGATGGCGGATCATTGCACAAACGTACGTAGCTTTCACATTCAGACGATCGGCACCGGGTTCAGATAATCACAAACACAAAAACAATACGACCTTGACAGTCTACACGATAATAGAATGTGTCACATCGAGCATCTGGCATGGAGGAGCTATCATCGTCGCATGGAGGAGCAAGCTTAGCCCAGCTGGGACCTTGGGCAAGAATGAAAAGTCTGTCCTACGTTTCTAGTGGGGCATTCAGAATTTTTGAACAAGGGGTCCGGTCAGACAGGAGCAAAATTCAGACACCAATCTAATAAAGGGGGAGGTTTGCGTAAAATAGGTGGAAGTTAGTTGAATTATTAATGATCGAGAGTCCCTTTCCGCCTTTGTCTGGAAAGAGGAGAGGTGGCACTAGGAGAAGCCGCTGGTGTCTGACTCAGCTGCAGGAGCTCACACATAATCTTCTCGAAGGAGATAAGATCAAGTGATGGGCGTACGAGTGTCACCACAAGCTCCTAAACCCCTGCCCAGAGCCCCTATAAATCCATCGGCGCCTCCGCCCTCCTCGACGACGACGGACAACAGTGCAACGAACAAGTACTCTCTGCTTTATAACAAAGAATCAAAGAACAGAGAACCGATGGCTACGTTCGCCGCCGCAACTGTGGCTCTTCCAGGGCGCGTCGCCGGAACCCGGCGGTGCGTGATGGCGCGGGCGTCTGCGGCTCCGGCGGCGCCGGGGAGGACGCACTACGAAATGCTCGGGGTGGGCGCGGCTGCCAGCAGGGGAGAGATCAAGGCGGCGTACCGGCGTCTGGCAAGGGAGGTGCACCCGGATGCTGCtggtgacggcggcgacgagggcttcaTCCGGCTGCACGCGGCCTACGCCACGCTGGCCGACCCCGACAAGCGCGCGCGCTATGACCGGGACGTGGCCGGCCGCGCCGCGGCCATGATGATGCGGCGGGCTGCGGCAAGCGGGCCAGCGTTCCGGCGAAGGACGTGGGAGACGGACCAGTGCAGGTAGGACGGCCGAGCACACACGGCAGCTCTGCCCTTTCGGCCTCGTCGGCTGGCGGCCGTTTGGTCCACGCACGGAGCGGCGTCGCGGtcgtggtcgccggaggaggaaccgtgTAAGCTACCGCGCGCCGTTCGTTCCGTCTTGGACGGCCCGGATTGGGTGAATGGGTGTAGGCGGAGACGTTTTTAGAAGTTCCTCCTCTGCATTTGATCATTAGCAAACATGTAAATCAATTCAATAGCAATATCTAAATGTAGTTTAACGGCGTGAACCAATCTATGAATGGATGAGTAGGAGGACGGTGATATTCCCATCTCATTGCTAGcattttcctgaattattttaggtTTTTGAACGATGTGTGTTCAGTGGATGAAGAAGTGAAATTGCCACATCATAATTCTGACAAAGTCAAAGCAGAATACTTTAACAATTACATTTTGCAAAAGAAAGAATATTGTGATCGTGTGACCAAGTTATTTCTCGAGGAGGAGAAGATGCCCATAGCAAAAAAAAATGCCAAAACCCACGTCCAAAGAAGACAACCATAGTAATGACAAAGTGAAGAAAACAAAGAATAAACAATTCAATGTGCTTTTCTTTGCCGAGAGTTATTCCTTTTCGTCCCTCCGGGCAATGAGCTAACAAACAAACTATTGGCATGCATGCCTCTCTAGCGAGTTCACATGAATAAGAAAACAAAATAAGACAAATAAGCATGGATTAATTGAGAGCTTTCAAGAAGAAGAATCGTCCTCTCTTCCTTTGAAGATAAAGGAATAAGAAATTTGACAGCACATATGATAATTTCTCGGACTATGCTTATGCTTCCCACCAAAAACAACCTTAATATCCTTCCAATCGGATGTGACCATAATATGGTTCAGAAAATCGTTGCCTTTCACTTTTCAGAATGATTAGTAATCCTAATTATGTTCAACAATAATATTAGCATTCCACCATGGGAGGCCCGCTCAGGTCCACGGAAAGAAATATTAGCTATTTCTTCCCACGCAACTGGTCTCCCCTTTGGCCGTGAGAGAGTTTTTTTCTTCTTTGTGTTTTCTTATCAGTTTTCTCTGTTTGCCTCAGTTTTCTTTGGGTTTTTTTTGGTTTTCCTTATTTCTTTCTTCAGTTGTgtgttaaaaaaattcaaatacagGTTACTTTTTTTGAATGATACAAAAAACGAATTGTTAAATTGTGCGGACATGTTTTTGAATGATACCAAAAATAATTGATATAATTTTTTAAAATGTCACGAACATTTGTGTAATGCAACTTACATTTTTTAATGGTAAAAGTGTTTTTCTTTGAATTACATGAATACTTTTCTGAAATtctataaacatttttttaaatgtcacgTAATGTTTTTTAATGTGTGAGCATTTTTATAATGGtacgaacatttttttaatgcaATCAATAAATTTTTTAACCTAGACTAACAAAGAAGTTACACTGCGTCAAGATTTTCAAATTCATGGGTTTTTTTAgtttttggaatatatgtatttattaaaaaataaaaaatatggacAAAGGAAAAAAATAACGAACTAACTGCAGGGAATTACTTGGGCCAGCTCAATAGTTACGATGGGACAGCGCCCCAAGGCGAGACCTTCTTTGGTCTCGCAGTAGGCGACCGCTCGAGGAGacaggattgtaaaacaaatggggctcaaagattctgggagaagctgggtaggGGTCGGATTCTGGGAGAATCCCCAGATTCTAGCAAAAGATCTGGGCCTTAGTAGGCTTGGGCAGAGGGCACCTCACAAATTCTTCTGGAGCAATTAACCGACAGTTACCTCTTGGGGGCTCCCTCAAGGGTCAGTCTTTTTCATGTCACTCTTTTTTATCTAAGAGCACGCCAAGTGGTGCTTTCAGCCGCCGTCGCGTGTTGCTTGTAGGGCGCTCCCTTTGGATTTCACATTTTTACTTTTATATGTATTTTCAGGTTTTagatttttttttggccttttgctTTTTGCCTGGTTTTCCATAGGTTTTGGAGACTTTTTTTTTGAAGCACATATGTTCTTCTCATAAAAAGAAAAGCAAATATGTGTTTCCATGAGAAGCATAGTTGTGGTTCTCATGTAAGCAGAAGCACAAATTTGTGTCCGTGAGAAGCACACATTTGCTTCCGCGAGAATCGCAACATGTGCTTTCGTCAGAAGTACAACATGTACTTCCGCGAGAAAAATAATTGTGCTTCTCAAAAGGGAAGAGCATAGTGTGTGCTTCTACGAGCTATGCTTCTGCGAGAAGCACGGCTTGCTTTCGCAAAAGCACGATCTGTGCTTCCTCGAAAAAAGGGAAAAGCACAGCTTGTGCTTCCAAAAAAAGTAAAAATCACACCCGTGCTTTTGGGCTACGGTATTTTTTGGTTGCCGTTTTTTTTGTTCTCATTTTTTTTAGTTTCCGATTTTCTTGGATTTTTCAAGAAAAAAAGTTTGACGAAACCTATTAACACGGGATGtagtttgaagatctcgacgcgagaaatccGTCGGTGAAAATGCTTCGGTATTTAGACGTACGattcaaaagataaaatattttgaataaacaaaCTAAAAAAATACAAAAACTCACATGTTGCAACAAGCAACGCACATGCAGTGCGCGACTTAGCACCAAGCGGTAGCTCTTAACTAATGATTtcaaaaatcttcttcttcttcctctctctcttatAATACAACTGTTGTCCTCCCGGCGGAAAATATCAGGTGCTCTCATCCTTAGGGTGCTCCCAGTgctccaacttcaataaaattaattttaaatatttcagaaaaattTGGAAGAAAAAGTGAATGTTCACAAGAAATGTCACAGTAACTTCGGAAAATTTCAGATCCAAACTCTAAATGAACATCGAGAAACAAAAATGTGAAATCTAGCATGAGTAATGCCAtaaaaagacaaaaggaacatctaacACTATCCGCATCTGAATCTGTCTTTGTTTTCTCAATGTACATTTCGAGTTTGGACCTGAAATTTTTAGGAGTTGTAGTCACATACGTTGTGAGCATtcacattttttcagaatttttgaaacaTTGAAAATTGATGTTTAGAAATTAGAGCATGGGAGCACCTGGTATTCCCTTgtcctccgggttgttgcttgagccTTTTCACTCCAAGAAACAATTCTTTTTTTATTTGATCCAATCATTGTTTGGATTAAAAACACACTCTGTTTAAATATGCGTCAACTCACCGGCCAAGGCAAGAAAGAGAACTTAATTAGATGATCACATCACATGCATGATGCATGGACATGTTAAGAATTGTTAATTTTTGTGTCGTCATCTCCTCTCCCACCCTTCCTCCGGCTCCATGGAAGGAACAATTCTTCTCCGCCTGCTCTCTCTCATTTGCCTCTCCTTCCTCAAAGGTATACTATAGTTAACACACTAATCACTTTTTGTGTTCTTGTGCCATTGCTCGTTCCTCGGGTTTTTTGTTAAATTTGCAGTTACTAGTAGTATCACACTGATTCTGTATCTGATCAATGGACAAAATATATGGATTTTGTACTTAATGGCCAGCAGGAGCAAGCCCTGCGACGTTCACACTGAAGAACAACTGTGGCTATACCGTGTGGCCGGGCATCCTCTCCAACGCCGGCGTGGCGCCGCCGTCCACCACCGGCTTCGCACTCTCCCCGGGCGAGTCCCGTGCCGTGGCCGTCGCCGATGGCTGGTCTGGCCGCATGTGGGGCCGCACGCTCTGCGTGCAGAGCTCCTCCTCTGGCGCCGGCTTCGCCTGTGCTACCGGTGACTGCGGCTCGGGCACAGTCCAGTGCTCCGGCCGCGGCGCGGCCCCGCCGGCCACGCTGGCCGAG
It contains:
- the LOC119341204 gene encoding chaperone protein dnaJ 11, chloroplastic-like, which codes for MATFAAATVALPGRVAGTRRCVMARASAAPAAPGRTHYEMLGVGAAASRGEIKAAYRRLAREVHPDAAGDGGDEGFIRLHAAYATLADPDKRARYDRDVAGRAAAMMMRRAAASGPAFRRRTWETDQCR